AAGTGGGAGCAGCTGACGAGCAACAACCAACGTCTGCACTAATTCCTTTCAAAACCACCTTCAaacctgtggagaaaaaaaaaaaggggacaaAATCGAAACAACAGTCACATGATGGGTATGAGAAACTCCAACACTTAGAGCAGCAGCACCTATTTGCAGGAACATAATGCTTAGAAAcagctggtggaaaaagtactGAATACAATGTTACATATTGTCCCAAGAAATAACCATATACCCAAGAATAGGTCTAAAACAATGACCATTCCAACAGCTAGGACCCTTCCCTTCCACCTATTTCTAAAGGCATATACTTTCAATGCATCTGGACGTCTCACAGTTGGACACAGGCACTTGTGAGCTCCGAGCAAGGTTAAAATGGATGTTTAACATATTAGATTTCAGATAATCTCAAGTGTCTATTGAATAACCAGATTCATTTCTACCTCTAACTTTCTAACATGCATAGAAGACAAACTGGCTGCGTATTGatagatataaaacaaaacagtaatgAAATAAGACACAATCATTAAACTGCTGAAAAAGTACATTTGGACTGCCATGGATGTTTGTAAAAGGTTGGGCTAAACATTTCAATACTTGAACAGTCATCAACGTGACTTCCTCTCTTTCAAAGCAATGTAATAAAGTCAAGATGTAAGCCTGGAAATCTGACAACGACTTCAACATCAACTGTCTCTGACTCACTTATCCTGGCATGTCACTTCTGGGCCGGAGTCAGTGAAGACAGGCTCGCCAAAAAATATCACATTCATCTGGACCCGACCTAGCCACAGTGGTGGAAAATTACTCAAGTCTTACTGGGGTAGGGCAGATTACATTGTAAGAACTGGTGGCAGTGGCAGGTTCACAGGCCACATTATCTCTAGCATCAGGAGGGTCGGGACAGCCCTTCTACTTAGGGGCTAAGCTCTTGTGTAGCTTTAACCCTGAACAAAACACTAGGTTGTGAGGTGGTCTGAGCATGCATGCTTTAATGATACCTGTCTTATGTGGCTGCATATCATACTTAAACATGGTCTCTAACCGTCAAggtaaacacattaaacacattggTAGTTGTCTTTCAGGATATGCAACCGTTCAAGTCTACTTTaacagaaaaagataaaagcacaGCAGTCAACAGTGACTTCTTAAGACAGCAAACTGTGCGTGCTAAGAAAAGCTGATCAGCCGACCCTGTAGGCAGACTGCAGGAGGCGAAGGAGCTGGCACCAATAACCACTGCAACGTGTGCAGGCgctaaaattaaagttaaatccAAACTGGAACAGCAGTGTCCCTACTCAAATCGAGCCAGTTCAACACTAAAAACACTACAAACCCAGTCCACTCGCTTGCTTCCTTGCAACATGCAGTAAATCACATTCTCCCAGACAGAGTTGTTGATGAGCTGTTACAGTCTGACAATCTTATGCGGGGAACCCTAACACTACCtacagtagacacacacagttcacacacCTGCAGactgagagacaaacacagaaaccaaTTTTTTTGTTCAACAAAAATTGTTTTAATATCAACAAACCTCTAGATAAACATACAAGACGCAGTCAGCATGCTACTACAACACTGTCCTTGAGAAAACTCTATAGTATATGAACTGTGGCCCTCTGCAAGTAAAACGGCTTATAGTGTTCATGCGTATCAGATGACAGGCAAGCTGCCATTAATTAGCTATTTGTAAGACAGTTAAAATTCTATGTTTATAACAACATAGCTACTATTTTTGGATGGACTGGTGGATGAAGATCAGTCACAACAAGCAGATTTATATCCTCCAATGTGTTGCCTTAGAGGCAGCAGGGTTGACCTTAACCTTCCTCtactatgtgtttgtgtgtatgtgtgtgtagggcGTGATTCGTCTCTATACAGGATATCCCTTCACCCATTGCCAGTGGGTTGTCTATTGTTAAGAGACAGGCATAGGTTGTGTAGGGATCCCACCACTCTCTGTACACCGACTACTGGTATGTGACAAGTCTTAATCCTGTGAGCTTTATGGATTTATACAATTTTTAAGTTGAATGGAACTGAAATTTGATACTTACCCTTACCTGTGCGTGAGCCCAGCGTACTACCAGCTTCTTGGACAATGCTAACTTCCCATTTAAACACTGGATCGCTCTTTCGGCCTCctgcaaacagagagaaattgaggaaaaggaaaaccgtgaaagaaagaggaacatTTTTTAGAGTTCTGATTAAAAATCTGTCTTCATGATTGCTTATGGGTCATTAAATCATCAGTGCTCACAATAGAGATGTGACAGAAACAATAATAGACGATGATGTGCCACTCTTCCTGCAGATATACCACAACTGAAGtgggtgtgtatttgtgtgtgtgtgtgtgtgtgtgtgggtctgtttGAGAGGCAGTGTGTTTAATCGTTTACTTACACATTGTTTAATCAAATGCGTAAGTGGTTTTGatgttaaattatataaatgaagtactttatctgtgtgtatgtgtgtgtcgcTGTCTAAGAGTGTGCGAGTAtgcaatataaacacacacttcctctttctAATCCATTTGGGAGGGCTTCATATCCAGCTGATAGACACTAGCTGTGAAACGAGATGCTTATCTGGATCCCCTGGCTCAATCCAAAACAAATACTGCCTGCTGAACCTGTGTGACTGAGAGAACGCctttaaagtcatttatttagaaatatgGTCAGTTTAATCGGGTACTGACTGCTCAAAGACCTCTCACAAACACTGTACCTTtgatataaatgtgtttgactgTAAGGGTAGATGTGCGAATTTTAATGAAACATGAACTTTTTAACTGCATGCTCTGCACGTGCGCCCATTTTAAATTAGCTCACACCATGTAGTACTATGAATTCAGAAGCTGAAATGTAAGAGGGCAGAAATCAATATGCAATCTCACCCACATAACTGTACACACTTTTATGTATGAACATAATATTGTCActaatatattttcatatgcAGACTATATATTGATGGATAATGATTGATAGAAAGCACATTTCTTAATTAGCATTACACATTATATGTTAATTActcaaaaacatcaaataaataacacatatcatgaaaaaacaatttaatgtaGACATTTAGGCTTAGCATCTTCTGCATCATGAGTTTGCACTTTCAgtctgcacaaataaaaactgtgacaaagaaaaaatatatttgttaaagtcccttttaaaacatatgaaataaaaactgaattttgaaTGTACCTCTCTGGTGCTGAAGTTTACAAAGCAGTATCCCCGTGGTTGTCCCTCTAAAGGCCCAGACTTGTGGAACAGGAAGTCAAATTGTTTCACTTTGCCAAATTTCTCTAACAATTTCACTAGGTGGTACCtgacaagagagaaaataatgtGGCACAGATCGCAAACAAAGTTAGGCAAAGGATAAGGCAGAAGATAGGACAAAgtcaaacaatgacaaaaatgtaAGAAGGTTTGTCACCCTCCAGTCTGTGAATCTGTTAAGTTGGGCTAATGAGAATGACAGCTTTCTCGTCCTAACACCTTTTTAGCAGCAGGCCATCTGGTGTGGCAGGCTAGTGACAGTAAATCTTTTATTGAGACAATGCTGAGGATACAGTAGCAGGACAATGAGGGAATAAAACAGAGGAAGCCTCAAATCCCCTCTGAGCACTGAGCTCTGCACAAACAACATCCACTGACTGTGTGACTACAGATGCTGCAGAGATACTGTATGGGGTCACTGAAGAGCTACACACCGTTTGTGTATTTATAGGAATGAGTTActgaaaaatatttctttagATAAAGTGCAAAAGAGCACAGAATTCATAAAAATTCATCTGTATGCTACAGCTGCTACAATATCACAGCAACTTACAATGCATGCTGAGCAGCAGGTTaatcaaataatttaataataatttaataaatctaaattgatatgtgtatatatatattaaataaataatttatataaatgtatatatatataaaccagcaggaaaagcacaagTATTAATAACAAAATTAACAATGACAGTCCTAATCAAGTAATGAACAGTGACAGTGACGGTTAACCAGCATGCACAGAACCTGGAGCCAGATTTTAACTAGATTAACACTTCTAGAATTAGcaatgcatttttctttaacATGTCAAAACGCAGTCCCCAGAATGAACTCAGGTGTTTTATAACTGACCTAATGCTTTATCCTTTTAGTGTTTACTAGCTGGCTATTTTTAATCCTGAAGTGGTTTgagggtgtgtttgtggctaACAAACATGACTGTATGACGTTAATATGTGAACGGGACTCAATGCGGGATATACAGGGTGAGGTATGAGTGTGAGCTACAGGTTGTGCTAATGTCTTCCACCCCTCTATGGCTCCCTGTAGGGCTTTAGACAaggtgaatttctttttttcccagaCAACACCCTGCAAACCTCCCACATGAagttgcccccccccccccctccttgcACTAGCCTCATTTACACAGGAAAGCCTCTATTGAAATTAAGAGTATCTATTACTTTTAAGACATCTCTTATACCAAACTACTCAAACATACCCAAACTATTTGCATGATGCACTATTTGCATCATGCACCCCCAAACATTCTTCATTTCAGTAAAATCCAACTATGCTAAAATGTTGTAATGcactaaatgttaaattataatattgctatctctttaaataaataaatacaccaTGTGTGCgtatatgtaaatgtgaaaaaggtTATGTGGCAGACACTCTAAGAACATTTTTGGAAGCTGGTGAGGTGAACCACAATAGGGCGCTCCTCCTGGGGGCTGTAAAAACCACcggaggaaggggaggaggagaagaggcgAGGAAAAGGTGGGGGAGAGTGAGAGTAAAGTTCAGAGAGGAGATGTTGATGGCAAGGTGAAAGGTGGGCAAAGATGAGGAAAAGccaaaagaagagaggaggtgagaaGCTAAGCAGGAGAGATACAAGATCCTGAaagcgagagaaagagaaaggaaggaaatggGGGGTGGTGTGTCCAGAAAAAGAGAGCACAAAAGATCTGGTTGAGACAAGTGCAGGTCAGAGAAGGGGGAAATTAGAACGGTAGAGAAGGAGGGTGGGGACTTTCTGCCAAGGATTAACTGCAAGTTAGTTGCAGTGTGACTAAGGTGATGGTTACAAGTGTTTTCATAGAAATCATGACAATGTCCAGATGCACAACTTAATATGCAACCAGAGGGGCAGAGAGACAACAAGAAAGAAGGTGATGGATTACCACTACTGAGAAATTCCCTCTCTCTgcaccacaaaaaacaaaacaaaacactgaaacattaaaatgtggtGAAAGTTACAGTTACACCTGCTGTGTTCCTGCTCTGTGACATATGCAAGGAAATCTGACTGCCTGTAATATACGATAGTTATTTAAGCTATGAAAAgcttaaagaagaagaaaatttCTGTACcggaaagaaaaacatgtcactGAGTAATGACGCCTTGATAGAATTATTATGAATCTATGAATCACCTTTACTGGGGAATAACCCTGAATGAATGTAAAGAGATGTTATAGCCATCAGATGTTGCTGTTTCTAATTGTTTAATTGATGCCTTTTCATTATGCTGAATCATAGTTGTTGctgaatgtgaaaataaatttgGTATCTCATATTATAGCTGAAACCAACAGAGATAATTAAGCTTTGTGCCTCCACTAGAGGTTTTTATGCCATGTACCTGGTTGGACATGGAATTGTAACATAACAACTTATACAAAATTGAAGTTTATCTTTTCTACATCCTAATCCTAATCTAGCGAACATAGCAGAACTTACTACTctaaaattttacattttatatacaatTTGTGCTTGTATGAAATCATACctctcaaaaaataaaatatcatataTAAGTATATCATAATGGAAGTAAATATACCTAAAAGTTAGCATTATGTTCCTCTTGGCTTACTGGTGCAAACTGAGGGAGTACTGCATATTCTACGCAGGAGCTAATTAATCTTCCCAATCAGCAACAGGGGCCACGGgcatttctcttgtttttcctccacACTGTGAAGTAGTGGGCTATTTAAGGAGAAGTAGTGCAGAGCAGGGAAAGGGGAAGGAAACGTCTGTCTAGACGCCCACCAGAGCTGCAGACCATACAATGTCCAGCAGCCcccacatgcacagaaacacaccccTCACCCCAAAAAAAACTACCCTTGCTCCAGAACATTTGACATAAAGGTGCTCTCCATGCTCACATTTGGAGTTTTGCACATTCAGACCCTgaacccacacacccacacacacacacacctttatacAAGTGAAGAATGTTTGCATGAACTAGTATATACAATGTTTGGTAAAGTgagaaacattaacaaacacagCCACCTCAGTGTGCTGAACCTTGCATCTCTACCAGCTACTGCCCAAACATCAACTGTGTACttaaacacacttacacttacacacacagacacacacactcagacacattCAGCTCCAGGATGACAAAGAGAGAGTAAACAGGGCAGGTGAGTGAGGAATGATGGCTGATCCTTAGTAGAGCAGGTCTCCACGCCTCGCTGCCTCCCTTTCACACACCCAAAGCTGTCTGCACAGTCTCAAcctgcgacacacacacacacacactacacacacagttaatcaatcatatatgcacacacaatgCATTGCTTCTCTATGATGCAGAGCCAGTCAAGTTAGAAAGCACTGCTTCAGGATCACAAGATGGGCTGCATAACCACCACCTTAAAACGAatgcttgttgtttgttgttggtaAAATCAAACACCAACTCCGTTATTCATTCAGTTGCCCAAATATTTGAGGCTGAAGGTCTAAATAAATTTGAACATAGATTGTATTTAATTACAACTAACCTTTACTCTAAACTGAAGCATAAATGTAACAAGATGCAGACTGcaactgcttttttttaacGACCAGAAATATGCTCATAATGATACTGGCTAGACTGTTAATCGGAGTATGTACAGTAGCATAAAATTTGGATTAACAAAGGCTGGAGGTAGTGCTAAGGAAAAAAGAGGTAAAGTCCACTGAGGCTCATCTGTGATAAGAGCGTCTggctataaaaaaacaaatttacttAATTTAAGTTTACTCACTCTGTAATTTTGGGATCGATGTTGCCTATCCACAAGCGGTTTCCGTCATGGGCCACACTCTCTGAAATGATGGAGGCATTTTCCACCGTCTCTGCTGCAGACGACATGTGTACTCTGTGGAATAAAATGCcagaatagaaaacaaataaattacattaataaaacGTTAACACTGTTGCTGTGTCAGTGTGGAACCATTAAGATTATTTACTAtgtctactgtatgttaaaCCGCATATACACAACTCTCAAGACTGTGCAGACATTAATCAgtgatttattaaacacaatgtGACGTGAGCctatacatatacatgtgtgTAATTACAGAAGAAAAGACACACCTCAATAAATTTAAAAGTGGTAATCAATTTTCCTGTCATTTACACAAATATTCTTCTCTTTTGGGAGTATTTACATAGAGTGAGTGTTAAATGTTACGTCCTAGCAgaaatgtcaaactgtgttaTGCACAACATTGGTGACTTAAAGATGAAGACAGTATGTGTAAAGCCAGGgtgggagacacacacacacacacacacaaacacacacacttaccttTTATTTCGTTTTAATCtacagttttagtttattatttagttaattagttaaacattatttgattttaaataatagCATCGGGCAAATGCTTCACTAGTTCCTGCAAAAGcccaaaaacagaagaacagaggtACAAAATGCTGACTTGCTGATAGCTAAGATTAGCTTAGCTAACATCAGGCTGATTAGTTACCTACTATCCCCGGACTTGTTAGAGTCAGCTAGCTAGTTAAGAGTGACTCAAGTAAAACTTGTCACAGTTGTACAGATGGAAGGAGAGTCAGTAGAGTTACCCAGCGTTACATCTATCCACTAAATGGTTAACAGTCCGTTTTACATGAGTGGCAGCTAACGTTAACTAGCAGTTAGCTCAGGTAACATCAAAGTACCTCCTCGTCCTGTTCCCGTTCTTCTTTGATGGCGACTGACTTTTCGTCTTAGCTTGCTTCTGATCCCACTTTCGGGATAGTTCTGTTACGTCAAAATATAATACCAGTCATTTCAAAAAATGCGTATTTTACCTATTTAAAACTGACTATGTTAGCTAGCTCGAAGGGTTGTAACAGTTGCCTGTTACAATCTGACAACAAAGGCGCAGGATGATGGTGTGGTTTGTTTAACTGACGGCGGACTTCGGTGGAGGTGCTCGGTTTAATATTTAGTACGTCCCGCTTTGAGCCTTTCACTACTATGTCCCTTCAGCTAGAGACCCCGCTCCTCCGGTACAACCGGTAAACGATTTCAAACGTACCTAAACGTCACTAAGGGTTGTCGCGTGATGATGACGACATAGATGTCAAATGTGACTTCCTCCGTGTTCCTTCGTTTCGCTAACATGCTTCTTTCAAGACTTTGAAGTGAGTATATTTTTATGATCATTTACTCTGTAAAAACGTGACTAGCTGCGCTGCAGGTGAAATCAACAGTACCACCATGCTTAGCAACTTGTTGGTGGCAGTTTTTGCCAAATGTTTGTGTAGAGCGAGGAGAAGAATTGCTGCATACAGACCGACCTTCACACCATTTTACTTAAATGAAGCATATTATCAATTAGTTGTCTTaaattttgtgtatttttattcataacaTCGTATCTTTCTCACGGTCAgctcttttaaaatataaagtgtcTATTGGAAATAAGAAAGCTGACCTAATATGacataaaacatctttaaaataaatgtgacataatGCATTATAAAATATCTACATGATAaccaaaataactttttaatatttgcataaattcatttcaatcaaatataaaattaagTTTCCAGTTTTCAATGTACTGCCTGTCACTTTTCAGTgattagttttttcttctatAAAATTCAGACACATTAAGGATAAACTTTGCATCATTCAGCCAAGAACATCACAtgctgtgtgaagtgttttgttACCGGCAGTAAATAACATAGTGAAAACACAAGTATTTGGTGGTTTGTCTCTTTATAGAAGagttaaatgctttaaattGTACAGAGGAGAAATAATTCAGGCTCACCAGCTGTCTTCTGCCACTGGAAGAAGCAgaggtgtgtctgcagctgccGTGTGTGAAATCTACAGGATATGAGGCTACAGTATCGCACTAAACACCTGTGCTTCACTTTTTCTGCTTGACTTCCCTGCTAAAGAAATCTCTCACCGTCCCACATCTGAACCTATCTGCTCTGCCACTGTTCATCGTATCCTATCAGCGTGTCAGGAAAGCTGCCAGCCATGGCACCTGTTAttggtttttatggttgtgtgtgGTCCACAGCCTAGCCTGGATGTTGTCATCAGAATATGTTTGGATTTGAGTGTATATCTCTTTAGCTATTGGTGGACAGAGTTAAGGGACTAATGACATCCTGGCTGTGACTACCTCTGGGGACACCAAGAAAATGCAGAATTCCACATTTTTCGGATATCTACGGCTCATTCTAGTATATTTTTTACCTTAACCTCAACAATGTCCAGATTTCTTTCTTCCATCTTGTCTCAGAAATACAAAGCATTTAGAAAAAGCTGTGtcatatgtgtttttaatgcacCTGTTTCTCCTCGGAGTTCactgttttaaatacataacaCACAATAGGGAATGTCAGTCAGGCTGCAGTCCACTGACTGTGAAAGAAaggcttttctctctctctctctctctctctctgtcatagTTTGTctgtgcttgtatgtgtgtttagGTTCAGTGACACAGTTCACAGTCAAGCCAGTTTTCAAGGTGGGAGGTGATTTGTCCATAGAATAGATGTGGCAGGTCTCATATTGTTATGTTTTTCAAAGGGAGATTCCCCTTCAAGAATGCCCAGAAAACTGCGAGTGCAGAGTTGGATTTATCCCCACACATGTGTGACTCTGGGAGTAAGAGAAAGATTATAGTTGTCTGACTAAGTATAACTGTATGTAATATAGCCTCCAAATAGATAGTAGACTGGAAGTCTAAAGAAAACATAGCATTGACTTTTTTGGTTCCGTGCCTTCAAAATATAATCAGTTGTCAAGAGACAGTACAGTTAGTACAAGATGTAGTCCTACCTCCTACTGGCTGATATGTGTTATTGCTTCATTTTGATACATGTTACAACAAACACTACGACTGACTTCAACTGATCTGTGTATAATAATACTAACAATGACGGACTGAAATTTCGTCTAATTGTTACTCCAAACTCTGTTTCGATTGTTTCCTCCTCTCACTCAGTTATGGCTTTGAACCATCTGAGTCTGCTGCGACCCCTGCTGTGTCGGTCACTGGTGCAACAGGTGAAGTCTCCCCTCGTGGCCTCCTCCAGGACCAGTGTACCACTACTGTGCCCCAACACCACCTGCTACCCTGGTGCATGCACCAGGCTCTATGCAACCAAGAAAGCAAAAGGTCAGTGGAGAGATCAGAGACTGAAGTTGACATGTGTGCAACCTGCGTGGTTCTGTTGGCATGAATATAGTATTTGATTAGATGTCATTTGTCTTACATATGATCTTTCCCTCATCCTTTTGCTCTTTccctttctttattttcccaGTGAAGGCAAAGGGCCAGTCAGCTAAGGTGAATATTAATACTGCTCTGGTGGAGGACATCATCAGTCTGGATGAAGTGAAGGAGGACATGACTGGTGTTCTTAATGCTCTCAAAGATGACTTCACACGTAACCTCAGCATCCGAACTTCGCCAGGTATTCAGCTTGTGTCTGTTGCCAGAAAAGCTAGAATACATTCAAGAAGCtcaaatttacatttcaagTCACCCTTCAGTTATTTTTATAACGCTGACATGAGCAACACTATATCTGAATCACAGAGACACCGATGGTGCTCAGGTCTCATATGATATTGGGTGAAGTTTAAGTTTGAAAGTGGAGTTCCCATGtgtattatgtactgtacacaagGCTTTCCTTTTAACACTGCATACTTTGGGATAGAAGTCAGTCAAATTGTattcacacacacctttaaTCTGCGTGAAAAAACGTAATCCTTGACAGTCTTTGGAAAGGGGGAAGTGTGTCAGGGAGCGGCACCACAGTGGGGCTCCGTAGAACGATGCAGCGTTGTGCAGAAAAAAGCCCTGCATTTGCTGATTTGCACGTACATGCAAGCACACATTCCTGGAGGATTCCTTTGTAAAGTAAACTGCATATTTCTGATGGTTAGCTCAAGAATCGtcacaactaaaaataaaacagtggcTACCATGACAACTTTCCAGTGTTGAACCCAAACCACTGACCTGTGTATGTCATTGTCTCGTTAATAGATGAGACAACAGTGCATCACTTGCTGTTTTAACATAGGGCAAACGTCTGTCTGAACGCAGCCTAAATCCTCTTTCTTTGCATCTCCCTGACAAAAGCGCCCAAGGGCTGCGAATGAGGAGAGCCCCTGTGTGACCTTACCTTGACCCTGGTTTGACCTTTGTTTCCCCAACTACATCCAGGTCATGACCCTTTGCCTCTGGGTTCTAACAAATGGGAGCTGGGCTTGGTAGAGTCAATGGTGGGGTGTATAATGGAAGCTCCCAAGGGAGGAGGCAGCCGCTGGAATCAGACTTCAAACTGAAAGTGTCTTGAGTTTCTCCTGCATTTCCTCCTCAGATGAAATTTCACTTTCTGTGACATTTGATTTGCTTTctgggttttctttttctcttttgtagaACATACAGACAACAGAGGCACAAGCACAACCTTAGCTTTAATGCTTAACCCTTCTGTgtctttcttcattcatttatctttgttttcctctt
The Anabas testudineus chromosome 22, fAnaTes1.2, whole genome shotgun sequence DNA segment above includes these coding regions:
- the rbm18 gene encoding probable RNA-binding protein 18 isoform X2, whose protein sequence is MSSAAETVENASIISESVAHDGNRLWIGNIDPKITEYHLVKLLEKFGKVKQFDFLFHKSGPLEGQPRGYCFVNFSTREEAERAIQCLNGKLALSKKLVVRWAHAQVRRFEGFRNDKTMPPSLEPSCSGATGEGPVAANHLSTSAKIRAIEAKLQMMEENPDDEYSGPTAYVYNKPPERKRWEPYSKSHHNNQSRSFRKFRR
- the rbm18 gene encoding probable RNA-binding protein 18 isoform X1, producing MSSAAETVENASIISESVAHDGNRLWIGNIDPKITEYHLVKLLEKFGKVKQFDFLFHKSGPLEGQPRGYCFVNFSTREEAERAIQCLNGKLALSKKLVVRWAHAQRFEGFRNDKTMPPSLEPSCSGATGEGPVAANHLSTSAKIRAIEAKLQMMEENPDDEYSGPTAYVYNKPPERKRWEPYSKSHHNNQSRSFRKFRR